Proteins from one Paenibacillus amylolyticus genomic window:
- a CDS encoding glycoside hydrolase family 140 protein, with translation MAQGLKQGGARQLMTFHPPGCDSSSRQLHDESWLDFNMIQSGHGEREITNDRRVQQDYERKPAKPTLDAEPCYEDIPVGFRGEQGYFDAADVRKAAYYALFAGALGHTYGHHSIWSMYQGPHDLMESNSQGDYFIMPWREALHRPGAEQMRHVRALLEGELGPDWRPHSNLIHQNRAGANHAVAAQSKYNAYIYLPNGLYVDVVMGYIEGKKTNALWFCPRTGVTTKVSPDSGSGSDSTIPNQGIKRFAAPTSGRGNDWILILKGV, from the coding sequence ATGGCACAGGGGCTGAAACAAGGTGGTGCCCGGCAGCTTATGACGTTCCATCCGCCGGGATGCGATTCATCTTCTCGCCAACTTCATGATGAGTCATGGCTTGATTTCAACATGATTCAATCCGGACACGGGGAGCGGGAGATTACCAATGATAGACGTGTGCAGCAAGATTATGAGCGTAAACCGGCAAAACCCACGCTGGATGCCGAGCCATGTTACGAGGATATCCCTGTCGGCTTTCGGGGTGAACAAGGCTATTTTGATGCGGCGGATGTGAGGAAGGCTGCGTATTACGCGTTATTTGCCGGTGCGCTGGGTCATACGTATGGACACCATTCCATATGGTCAATGTACCAAGGCCCGCATGATCTCATGGAATCGAACAGCCAAGGGGATTATTTCATTATGCCCTGGCGGGAAGCACTGCATCGTCCGGGTGCAGAGCAGATGCGCCATGTGCGTGCATTGCTCGAAGGGGAGCTGGGCCCGGATTGGAGACCCCATTCGAACCTGATTCATCAGAACCGTGCAGGTGCAAATCATGCCGTTGCTGCACAGAGTAAATATAACGCTTACATTTATCTGCCAAATGGCTTGTACGTCGACGTCGTCATGGGGTATATTGAGGGCAAGAAAACAAATGCCCTGTGGTTTTGCCCCAGAACAGGAGTTACAACCAAGGTTTCTCCAGATTCAGGTTCAGGTTCAGATTCTACAATACCGAATCAAGGCATTAAACGTTTTGCAGCCCCAACCAGCGGAAGAGGGAATGACTGGATATTGATTTTGAAGGGGGTCTAA
- a CDS encoding chitobiase/beta-hexosaminidase C-terminal domain-containing protein: MKSRSGRLASRWAIPFLISTMLASFVPAPSLIYANQNESQNLNRTSHTITMDTSDVIQDDFLGVGVNTIPTALMPGQTQYGYSEAHWEVDNKRIQTIQPKVARVWFQIDWMEPAKGTYTWDSAKMKAFYKYLDAFKAAGTEIELNFGWKVGSTVHDWFTIPGIDPWTSAPADLDAYAASASALLEELILNRGYDNVKYLTFYNEPNGSWDFEAPGDQKAYYAEMVNKTSARLTADGLRDLIEIWGPEETGAPAWIEYMKQHADDAIDGYSFHVYGESYEGLGNAFALRKGYVGDKPLHLTEFGWADDQASNWDAGYANSVIQTANMGVKSALMWQLNGVWTNDPTGGTNGTYTMWDALVLGLTPRKTFYIAGMLNRYIPEHSEVLAVDTGGSNDVRAAAFRGDDGNYTVLVETKAGTEKEIKLDFGDTAVNQAFRKFVYNNDIVQEANAVLPPVAATFPGGTSLTDSNVDGDYNVIIYTTRPAETQIKLDEVNPTVRSGDSITLGAEVIDNTGSVTWSVVGQNNGTINSSSGVYQAPQVTDETLIAVRATSTADPSAYGVALVRVLPSSQAGKVEVPTFSLDRHIFPSSEMLYLETTTSGAQIRYTTDGSEPTAQSSLYVRPIVLNEGSLALYKAKAFKDGLQPSGTVSSLYQIGQISSAPDGYKLCMIENGGECYFQGKAVVAYGADGLFNYSIQENGVACTSAILGDPIPGVDKRCFVNPEIPDELPVVTFFNAGFEKPATTSARPGPMTNGWVFDSRSGVQHNNGPFQATAAPQGVQTGYLKTDGGVSGTIRQSIHFKPGTYQMSFKAAKRTSFGGTQSFDIYFDDQVIGSYRPESGNFQTFRTEPFETAGANTRSNL; the protein is encoded by the coding sequence ATGAAAAGTAGATCCGGTCGTTTAGCTTCACGATGGGCAATTCCGTTCCTTATATCCACCATGCTCGCTTCGTTTGTTCCCGCTCCTTCCCTCATTTACGCGAATCAGAACGAGAGCCAGAATCTGAACCGTACCAGTCACACAATTACGATGGATACGAGTGATGTGATTCAGGATGATTTTCTCGGCGTCGGCGTCAACACCATTCCTACGGCCCTCATGCCCGGGCAAACTCAATACGGCTATTCGGAAGCCCACTGGGAGGTAGACAACAAGCGAATTCAGACCATTCAGCCCAAGGTGGCCAGAGTGTGGTTTCAGATCGACTGGATGGAACCCGCGAAAGGAACCTATACATGGGACAGTGCCAAAATGAAAGCTTTCTACAAATATCTCGACGCCTTCAAGGCTGCCGGAACCGAAATTGAGCTGAACTTTGGTTGGAAAGTCGGATCGACTGTGCATGACTGGTTTACAATACCGGGCATTGACCCATGGACGAGTGCGCCAGCTGATTTGGATGCTTATGCCGCTTCTGCCTCTGCCCTGCTTGAGGAATTGATACTGAACCGCGGTTACGACAACGTGAAGTATTTGACGTTTTATAACGAACCGAACGGCAGTTGGGACTTTGAGGCTCCCGGTGATCAGAAAGCCTATTATGCCGAAATGGTGAATAAAACGAGTGCCAGGCTGACTGCGGATGGTCTACGCGATCTGATCGAAATCTGGGGTCCTGAAGAGACGGGCGCTCCGGCCTGGATTGAGTACATGAAACAACATGCGGATGATGCCATCGATGGATACAGCTTCCATGTATATGGGGAATCGTATGAAGGGCTCGGCAATGCCTTCGCGCTGCGGAAAGGGTATGTTGGCGACAAGCCGCTCCATCTGACCGAGTTCGGGTGGGCAGATGATCAGGCGAGCAATTGGGATGCGGGATATGCGAACTCGGTCATCCAAACGGCCAATATGGGTGTGAAATCAGCCCTCATGTGGCAGTTAAACGGGGTTTGGACCAATGATCCTACCGGCGGAACGAACGGGACATATACGATGTGGGATGCGCTCGTACTGGGGCTGACCCCTCGCAAAACATTTTATATCGCAGGCATGCTGAATCGTTATATTCCCGAGCATAGCGAGGTTCTGGCTGTGGACACGGGCGGTTCAAACGATGTACGCGCTGCGGCGTTCAGAGGCGACGACGGTAACTATACCGTGCTTGTGGAGACCAAAGCCGGCACGGAAAAAGAAATCAAGCTTGATTTTGGCGATACTGCGGTGAATCAAGCGTTCCGCAAATTTGTATACAACAACGATATTGTTCAAGAAGCCAACGCGGTTCTTCCTCCGGTTGCAGCAACTTTTCCAGGAGGGACTTCATTGACGGACAGCAACGTGGATGGAGATTACAATGTAATCATTTACACAACCCGGCCTGCCGAGACCCAGATCAAGCTGGATGAAGTTAATCCTACTGTTCGCTCAGGTGACTCCATCACGCTTGGGGCAGAAGTAATCGATAATACCGGAAGTGTGACCTGGAGCGTGGTCGGACAGAACAACGGCACCATTAACAGCAGCAGCGGCGTATATCAGGCACCTCAGGTGACGGATGAAACGCTGATTGCGGTTCGTGCGACCAGTACGGCCGATCCATCGGCTTATGGTGTCGCCCTCGTACGCGTTCTGCCTTCGTCACAGGCGGGTAAAGTTGAAGTGCCAACATTCAGCCTGGATCGGCACATATTCCCTAGCTCCGAGATGCTCTATTTGGAGACAACGACCAGCGGAGCGCAAATTCGGTACACGACAGACGGCAGCGAGCCTACAGCCCAGTCCTCCCTGTATGTGAGGCCTATTGTTCTGAACGAAGGTTCGCTTGCGCTCTACAAAGCCAAAGCATTTAAAGATGGCTTGCAACCATCCGGCACGGTGTCCTCCCTGTATCAGATCGGACAAATCAGCAGCGCCCCGGACGGGTATAAGCTGTGCATGATCGAAAACGGCGGAGAGTGTTATTTTCAGGGTAAAGCGGTTGTCGCTTACGGTGCAGACGGATTATTTAATTATTCCATTCAGGAAAACGGCGTTGCCTGTACAAGCGCCATTCTGGGCGATCCGATTCCGGGTGTAGACAAACGTTGCTTTGTTAACCCCGAGATACCGGATGAGCTTCCTGTGGTCACGTTCTTCAACGCTGGCTTTGAAAAACCGGCTACCACATCGGCCAGACCGGGACCCATGACCAACGGATGGGTGTTCGACAGCCGTTCGGGCGTGCAGCATAACAACGGTCCATTCCAGGCTACTGCTGCACCTCAAGGTGTACAGACAGGTTATCTGAAAACGGATGGTGGCGTCTCCGGCACGATAAGGCAGTCGATCCATTTCAAGCCGGGAACATACCAAATGTCGTTCAAGGCGGCCAAACGCACCAGCTTTGGCGGCACGCAGTCCTTTGACATCTACTTCGATGATCAGGTCATTGGCTCGTATCGGCCTGAATCCGGCAATTTCCAAACTTTCCGAACAGAGCCCTTCGAGACCGCTGGGGCAAACACACGATCAAATTTGTAG
- a CDS encoding Rrf2 family transcriptional regulator: protein MKQISSRFSMAVHILSMIALDPLYSTGDRIARSINSNPVVIRRIMAQLKKAGYIDTKPGVAGASLLISPEELTLLDIFQAVESVDGDQLFKIHKDTDPNCSVGMNIESILLPQFSNAQKAMEHELASVTLARIVEQLRVRNIQNKAAPLMEQLYFVCIDVAPIQTEAALGSTYSIKLPSGC, encoded by the coding sequence TTGAAACAAATAAGTAGTCGCTTTTCGATGGCCGTCCATATTCTTTCCATGATCGCGCTGGACCCGCTTTACAGTACAGGCGATCGAATTGCGCGTAGCATCAATAGTAACCCTGTAGTCATTAGAAGGATCATGGCCCAGCTCAAGAAAGCGGGTTATATCGATACAAAACCAGGAGTTGCAGGGGCCTCTCTTCTGATATCTCCTGAAGAATTAACGCTACTGGATATCTTCCAAGCAGTCGAATCGGTGGACGGAGACCAGCTTTTTAAAATCCACAAGGATACGGACCCCAATTGTTCTGTAGGAATGAACATTGAATCCATCCTATTACCCCAATTCTCTAATGCACAGAAGGCTATGGAGCATGAACTTGCTTCTGTTACCCTAGCTCGAATTGTGGAGCAACTACGGGTAAGGAACATACAAAATAAAGCTGCTCCTCTAATGGAGCAGCTTTATTTTGTATGTATTGATGTTGCACCAATTCAGACAGAAGCTGCCTTAGGCTCAACATATTCAATAAAACTGCCATCTGGATGTTGA
- a CDS encoding VOC family protein encodes MKIINHFIPVFTEQLELTVAYYESLANRTMDRTWNIPEAGLSLATVYPYVIVSGSQEALEPARSLRAVVYVDSMDELKAELTKQNTLIVRDQHGPIGPSVFVQHPDGSFIEYVEPKAASV; translated from the coding sequence ATGAAGATCATAAATCATTTTATACCCGTTTTTACCGAGCAACTGGAATTAACCGTTGCATATTATGAATCTCTTGCTAATCGAACTATGGATCGTACGTGGAATATTCCCGAGGCTGGCTTATCTTTAGCCACAGTATATCCTTACGTCATTGTATCTGGAAGTCAAGAGGCTTTGGAGCCCGCCAGATCACTTCGAGCAGTGGTGTATGTCGATTCCATGGACGAATTGAAGGCAGAATTAACAAAACAAAATACCCTTATCGTTAGAGATCAGCATGGTCCTATTGGTCCAAGCGTTTTTGTTCAACATCCAGATGGCAGTTTTATTGAATATGTTGAGCCTAAGGCAGCTTCTGTCTGA
- a CDS encoding nitroreductase family protein: protein MKLSDLEGDMGGPIKFLNQPVSQDLILELLNHAVWAPNDGLREPWRFIFVDNPYGDIMQGLQEHAPAYLLVLVKEEADQHKREEDFAAVCCLIQNFRLLAYEQSLGMRCTLHDWMYDPSRTEAFGVLSNERIAAVLELGYGATQLKGTADLPETQLHFELL, encoded by the coding sequence ATGAAATTGTCAGATCTGGAAGGAGACATGGGCGGTCCGATTAAGTTTTTGAATCAACCGGTATCGCAGGATCTAATCCTTGAGTTGCTCAATCATGCTGTATGGGCGCCAAATGATGGACTCCGAGAGCCGTGGCGATTTATCTTTGTTGATAATCCGTATGGGGACATCATGCAGGGATTACAGGAGCACGCCCCTGCGTATCTTCTAGTCTTGGTGAAAGAAGAGGCGGATCAACATAAGCGGGAAGAGGACTTTGCAGCTGTCTGCTGCCTAATTCAAAATTTCCGCTTGCTGGCATATGAGCAGAGTCTGGGTATGCGCTGTACCTTGCATGACTGGATGTATGACCCGAGCCGTACTGAAGCGTTTGGTGTACTAAGTAACGAACGTATTGCTGCGGTTCTAGAATTGGGATACGGTGCAACTCAGTTGAAAGGGACTGCTGATTTACCTGAAACTCAACTCCATTTTGAACTTCTATAG
- a CDS encoding nitroreductase, which produces MSLAELIRARRSIRKCNSTPVDQELVVELLRKANRLQPIGEAGSWRVVYAGTPEARKRLVDCMLEQMSQSKLGKLIPGKLLDVFKKRFTYIPAHVIVMSTTGPDRLTNDRNYAAACGMMQSFQLLGWERGLGMLWDTESIIQHEGFFRGIGLREDERFVGILHIGYFDKAPRSRKRTPAEQRWTVLRGQST; this is translated from the coding sequence GTGAGTCTGGCGGAATTGATCAGAGCGCGCAGAAGCATTCGTAAATGTAATTCTACACCGGTGGACCAGGAGTTAGTTGTTGAATTGCTGCGTAAGGCTAATCGGCTTCAACCAATTGGTGAGGCTGGCTCGTGGAGGGTTGTGTATGCAGGAACTCCAGAAGCACGCAAACGGTTGGTGGACTGCATGCTCGAACAGATGTCCCAGAGCAAGCTCGGCAAGCTGATTCCGGGGAAACTTCTGGATGTTTTTAAAAAGAGATTTACCTATATTCCTGCGCACGTCATTGTGATGTCGACTACAGGACCGGATCGTCTGACCAATGACCGCAATTATGCGGCTGCCTGCGGGATGATGCAGAGCTTCCAACTGCTGGGTTGGGAACGAGGGCTAGGAATGCTATGGGATACAGAGTCCATAATCCAGCATGAAGGATTTTTCAGAGGAATCGGCCTGCGTGAGGATGAAAGATTTGTTGGCATTCTTCATATAGGGTATTTCGACAAGGCACCAAGAAGTCGGAAAAGAACGCCAGCCGAGCAGAGGTGGACCGTATTACGAGGTCAATCTACATAA
- a CDS encoding MarR family transcriptional regulator, with translation MTSKDRTKQLLHDQFIRLLHVYENHKDTEIEQFLSIAQRESIEKIPQHLTAVHMIDCIGKHEPINNTGIAEAMNLSKASITKIGNKLLEEGFVKRTKMNDNKKESYFRLSPQGKKIFELHERLHVHEAERFYRTLDKYSETELNVIHQFLQDSSINIESRSNEGE, from the coding sequence ATGACTTCAAAAGATCGAACAAAACAATTACTTCATGACCAATTTATCCGCCTTTTACATGTATATGAGAACCACAAGGATACTGAAATTGAGCAGTTCCTAAGTATCGCCCAGCGAGAAAGCATCGAGAAAATCCCTCAGCATTTGACCGCGGTTCATATGATAGATTGCATAGGCAAGCATGAGCCTATTAACAACACAGGTATTGCCGAAGCCATGAATTTATCCAAAGCTAGCATCACCAAAATTGGCAACAAACTGCTGGAAGAAGGATTCGTCAAACGCACAAAAATGAATGACAACAAGAAGGAGAGTTATTTCCGGTTGTCACCGCAAGGCAAGAAAATCTTTGAACTGCATGAACGTCTGCATGTACATGAGGCGGAACGTTTCTATCGTACGCTCGACAAATATTCGGAAACAGAGCTAAACGTAATCCATCAATTTCTTCAAGACAGTAGCATCAATATTGAATCCAGATCGAACGAAGGAGAGTGA
- a CDS encoding MazG-like protein — MDFNEAVERSVRLREQYHNLERQFHQTEWTVEEDALAFLTDAGLVGRLTMSQQGRWPANQSNSELEHKLGECMWWLIVLAERMNIDPREAFEQFLLTTEKN; from the coding sequence ATGGACTTTAACGAAGCAGTTGAACGTTCCGTTCGGCTTAGAGAGCAGTATCACAATCTGGAAAGACAATTTCATCAAACTGAATGGACTGTGGAAGAAGATGCGTTAGCCTTTTTGACAGACGCGGGGTTGGTTGGCCGACTGACCATGTCTCAGCAAGGGCGTTGGCCGGCGAACCAAAGCAATTCCGAACTGGAACACAAGCTGGGAGAATGCATGTGGTGGCTGATCGTTCTGGCAGAACGAATGAATATCGATCCTCGTGAAGCATTTGAACAATTTTTATTAACAACTGAAAAAAACTAG
- a CDS encoding glycoside hydrolase family 16 protein: protein MSNSSQSKFVYSGNGYNNMSDANQFGYWADYVYGLWFQPIQENMQIRIGYPLNGQAGGSIGNNFVNYTFIGNPNAPRPDVSDQEDISIGTPTNPAIAGMNLIWQDEFNGTALDTSKWNYETGYYLNNDPGTWGWGNAELQHYTNSTQNVYVQDGKLNIKAMNDSKSFPQDPNRYAQYSSGKINTKDKLSLKYGRVDFRAKLPTGDGVWPALWMLPQDSVYGTWAASGEIDVMEARGRLPGSVSGTIHFGGQWPGNQYSGGDYHFPAGQTFANDYHVYSVVWEEDNIKWYVDGKFYYKVTNQQWFSAAAPNNPNAPFDEPFYLIMNLAIGGNFDGGRTPDASDIPATMQVDYVRVYKEQ from the coding sequence TTGAGTAACTCCAGCCAGAGCAAATTTGTATACTCCGGTAATGGGTACAACAACATGTCCGATGCCAATCAGTTCGGATACTGGGCCGATTACGTCTATGGCCTGTGGTTCCAGCCGATCCAAGAGAATATGCAGATTCGTATCGGCTATCCACTGAACGGTCAGGCGGGCGGAAGTATTGGCAACAACTTCGTCAACTATACCTTTATCGGCAATCCCAATGCTCCGCGTCCGGATGTATCCGACCAAGAGGATATCTCCATCGGAACGCCAACCAATCCTGCAATCGCGGGCATGAACCTCATCTGGCAGGATGAGTTTAACGGAACTGCGCTGGATACAAGCAAATGGAACTATGAAACAGGCTATTATCTCAACAACGATCCCGGTACATGGGGATGGGGGAATGCAGAGCTGCAGCACTACACGAACAGCACCCAAAATGTATATGTACAGGACGGGAAGCTGAATATCAAAGCCATGAACGACAGCAAATCTTTCCCGCAAGACCCGAATCGATATGCACAGTATTCTTCAGGAAAGATTAACACCAAGGATAAACTGTCCTTGAAGTACGGCAGGGTTGATTTTCGTGCCAAGCTTCCTACAGGTGACGGTGTATGGCCAGCACTGTGGATGCTTCCACAAGACTCGGTATACGGCACTTGGGCTGCTTCAGGTGAAATTGATGTAATGGAAGCGAGAGGCCGTCTGCCTGGATCAGTAAGCGGTACTATTCACTTTGGTGGACAATGGCCCGGCAACCAGTATTCGGGCGGCGATTATCACTTCCCGGCAGGGCAAACGTTTGCCAATGATTATCATGTATACTCGGTAGTCTGGGAAGAGGACAATATCAAATGGTATGTAGACGGCAAGTTTTATTATAAAGTCACTAACCAGCAGTGGTTTTCCGCAGCTGCACCGAATAATCCGAATGCACCCTTCGATGAGCCGTTTTATCTCATTATGAACCTGGCAATCGGCGGAAACTTTGACGGTGGCCGTACTCCGGACGCATCTGATATCCCGGCGACCATGCAAGTGGATTATGTACGCGTGTATAAAGAACAGTAA
- a CDS encoding response regulator: MMNILIVDDQKHIRDGLQAMLHQFPLELNNIYSAASGMEALSLLRQHCIHILITDIRMPDMDGLALMAHTREESMDVEYLIISGYSDFTYAQKAIGLGAKGYLLKPVKREDLQNSLEHVWKEIQIRQALAHNMQHVSRLAQETDRKELRMFMQGALSDDAWIVQIEEQNDALWRNYRLALLREDACTSQPGASSVHSMEAMAYHVFGRQGCVCLQHRPYLILAVDASIDPSVLPAALKEGRIDAITAMTNPIQGLKKLPDSYTQLLELYRHSYLFPEQSSIFPSHIEHMEQQWQLPYDDLYELFQSIGTDNSGTMTQGISAIFHKKVLQRYPIRYTQQLCAATVQMMEEYERVIRPYMGEEELDLESLRNLFDYPGMRDYMQALQQQLLRLNQFYYDYKCSYRHSQDLNEAIRYIHESYHKPLDLAMVSNHVSLNYAYFSNLFKKNIGKGFAEYLRDVRLDKARRLLAETDLKIVEVAAMVGYESYKSFTRAFRLVMQIQPTEYRQMMRQKAD; encoded by the coding sequence ATGATGAATATCCTGATTGTGGACGATCAAAAACACATTCGTGACGGCCTGCAGGCCATGCTGCATCAATTCCCTCTGGAGCTGAACAACATATACTCTGCCGCGAGCGGGATGGAGGCGCTGAGCCTGTTGCGGCAGCATTGCATACACATCTTGATTACCGATATCAGAATGCCGGATATGGATGGGTTGGCACTGATGGCTCATACGAGAGAGGAATCCATGGATGTGGAATACCTTATTATCAGCGGTTATAGTGATTTTACATATGCCCAAAAAGCGATCGGGCTTGGGGCAAAGGGATACTTGCTAAAACCTGTGAAACGAGAGGATCTGCAAAATTCCCTCGAGCATGTATGGAAAGAGATTCAGATCCGGCAGGCACTTGCGCATAATATGCAGCATGTATCCCGTCTTGCCCAAGAGACGGATCGCAAAGAATTAAGAATGTTTATGCAAGGTGCGTTAAGTGATGACGCATGGATTGTTCAGATCGAGGAACAAAATGATGCGTTATGGCGAAATTATCGCCTGGCCCTGCTGCGGGAAGACGCTTGCACGAGCCAGCCCGGAGCCAGCAGCGTCCATAGCATGGAAGCCATGGCTTATCATGTGTTTGGCAGACAAGGCTGTGTTTGCCTGCAACACCGCCCATATCTGATCCTTGCGGTGGATGCGTCCATAGATCCAAGTGTTCTGCCTGCAGCGCTCAAGGAAGGAAGGATTGATGCCATAACAGCCATGACCAACCCGATTCAGGGGTTAAAAAAACTACCCGACAGCTATACCCAACTGCTTGAGCTCTATCGCCACAGTTACCTGTTTCCTGAGCAATCCAGTATCTTCCCATCCCATATTGAGCATATGGAGCAGCAGTGGCAACTTCCCTATGATGACTTGTATGAACTGTTCCAGTCGATTGGAACGGACAACAGTGGAACCATGACGCAGGGTATTTCTGCAATATTTCACAAAAAGGTGCTGCAACGTTATCCTATTCGCTATACCCAACAGCTCTGCGCCGCCACCGTTCAGATGATGGAGGAATACGAACGAGTTATTCGTCCTTATATGGGGGAGGAAGAGCTGGACCTTGAATCATTGCGTAATCTCTTTGATTATCCAGGGATGCGTGATTATATGCAGGCACTGCAACAGCAGCTGCTTCGGCTGAATCAGTTCTATTATGACTATAAATGCAGCTATCGCCATTCGCAGGATCTCAATGAAGCCATACGTTATATTCACGAGAGTTACCACAAACCGCTGGATCTCGCGATGGTATCCAATCATGTATCGCTTAATTATGCTTATTTCTCCAATCTGTTTAAGAAGAATATTGGTAAAGGCTTTGCTGAATACCTGCGAGATGTGCGTCTGGATAAAGCGCGGCGGCTTCTCGCCGAAACCGATCTTAAAATCGTTGAGGTTGCTGCTATGGTAGGCTATGAGAGCTACAAAAGCTTTACACGCGCGTTCCGACTTGTGATGCAGATCCAACCGACAGAGTATCGACAGATGATGCGGCAGAAGGCAGATTGA
- a CDS encoding histidine kinase — MNYNKMLHEVKRLMTQVVDKQLIAKNAQLHSLHSQINSHFLYNALESIRMVAEVQRQPAIAQSLVSLGSQLRYSMQWRSDTVALREEIANIQSYIEFINFMEGGSIVIKADLPQEILRYAIPKMCMQPIVENAVHHGAPSGGRLSIEITFSLEDNRLLFLNIRDDGEGLEPEMLHRLQTVLRSESDTPVVTSKSGLGLENVNKRLQLHYGKDCGVWIDSVQGAYTCVTIRLPWENENLGGW, encoded by the coding sequence GTGAATTATAATAAAATGTTACATGAGGTCAAACGTCTGATGACACAGGTCGTGGATAAGCAGTTAATAGCCAAAAACGCACAGTTGCACTCTCTGCATTCGCAGATCAACTCCCATTTTTTATATAACGCACTGGAATCCATTCGAATGGTCGCGGAGGTACAGAGGCAGCCTGCCATAGCCCAATCATTGGTGTCGCTCGGCTCCCAGCTACGCTACAGTATGCAGTGGCGCAGCGATACCGTTGCTTTACGTGAGGAGATTGCCAATATCCAAAGTTATATTGAATTTATCAACTTTATGGAAGGTGGAAGTATCGTTATAAAGGCGGATCTTCCTCAGGAGATCCTTCGCTACGCCATTCCCAAGATGTGTATGCAGCCCATCGTGGAAAATGCAGTTCATCACGGGGCACCTTCAGGCGGCAGGCTATCCATAGAGATTACCTTTTCATTGGAGGATAACCGTCTGCTTTTCCTTAACATAAGAGATGATGGAGAGGGGTTAGAGCCTGAGATGTTACACCGTCTTCAAACCGTATTGCGGAGCGAATCGGATACGCCGGTGGTTACCAGCAAGAGCGGACTTGGTTTGGAAAATGTAAATAAGCGGTTGCAGCTCCATTATGGCAAGGATTGCGGGGTTTGGATTGATAGTGTGCAAGGTGCATATACCTGCGTGACGATACGTTTGCCTTGGGAAAATGAAAATCTTGGAGGGTGGTAG